A region of Oryctolagus cuniculus chromosome 3, mOryCun1.1, whole genome shotgun sequence DNA encodes the following proteins:
- the GPC1 gene encoding glypican-1 produces MALRARRWWLLCAAAALVSCARGDPASKSRSCSEVRQIYGAKGFSLSDVPQAEISGEHLRICPHGYTCCTSEMEENLANRSRGELETALRESGRGLQAMLAAQLRSFDDHFQQLLNDSERALHAAFPGVFGPLYTQNAKAFSDLYAELRLYYRGANLHLEETLADFWARLLERLFRQLHPQLLLPDDYLDCLGKQAEALRPFGEAPRELRLRATRAFVAARAFVQGLGVAGDVVRRVAQVPLGPECSRAVMKLLYCAHCLGVPGARPCPDYCRNVLKGCLANQADLDAEWRNLLDSMVLITDKFWGPSGAESVLGSVHLWLADAVSTLQNNRDSLTAKVIQGCGNPKVNPQSTGPEEKRRQGKLTLQEKPPSGTLAKLVSEAKAQLRDVQDFWISLPGTLCSEKMAVSSGSDDRCWNGMAKGRYLPEVMGDGLANQINNPEVEVDITKPDMTIRQQIMQLKIMTNRLRGAFSGNDVDFQDASDDGSGSGSGGGCPEDVCGRRAGRKSSGSRTPLTHALPGLSEREGQQTTAAGCPQPQASLLLLLLSPVLAAAGPRWR; encoded by the exons ATGGCGCTCCGGGCCCGACGCTGGTGGCTGCTGTGCGCGGCCGCCGCGCTCGTCTCCTGCGCCCGCGGGGACCCCGCCagcaaaagccggagctgcagCGAAGTCCGCCAGATCTACGGGGCCAAGGGCTTCAGCCTGAGCGACGTGCCCCAGGCGGAGATCTCGG GCGAGCACCTGCGGATCTGCCCTCACGGCTACACCTGCTGCACCAGTGAGATGGAGGAGAACCTGGCGAACCGCAGCCGCGGGGAGCTGGAGACAGCGCTGCGGGAGAGCGGCCGCGGCCTGCAGGCCATGCTGGCCGCCCAGCTGCGCAGCTTTGACG ACCACTTCCAGCAGCTGCTGAACGACTCGGAGCGGGCGCTGCACGCCGCCTTCCCTGGGGTCTTCGGGCCGCTGTACACGCAGAACGCCAAGGCCTTCAGCGACCTGTACGCCGAGCTGCGCCTCTACTACCGCGGCGCCAACCTGCACCTGGAGGAGACGCTGGCCGACTTCTGGGCGCGCCTGCTCGAGCGCCTCTTCCGGCAGCTGcacccccagctgctgctgccggACGACTACCTGGACTGCCTGGGCAAGCAGGCCGAGGCGCTGCGGCCGTTCGGCGAGGCCCCGCGCGAGCTGCGCCTGCGGGCCACCCGCGCCTTCGTGGCAGCCCGCGCCTTCGTGCAGGGCCTGGGCGTGGCTGGTGATGTGGTCCGCAGGGTGGCGCAG GTGCCCCTGGGCCCCGAGTGCTCCCGGGCGGTCATGAAGCTGCTGTACTGTGCGCACTGCCTGGGCGTCCCCGGCGCCCGGCCCTGCCCCGACTACTGCCGGAACGTGCTCAAGGGCTGCCTGGCCAACCAGGCCGACCTGGACGCCGAGTGGAGGAACCTCCTGg ACTCCATGGTGCTCATCACTGACAAGTTCTGGGGCCCCTCGGGCGCGGAGAGCGTCCTCGGCAGCGTGCACCTGTGGCTGGCAGACGCCGTCAGCACCCTCCAGAACAACAGGGACTCGCTCACGGCCAAG GTCATCCAGGGCTGTGGAAACCCCAAGGTCAACCCCCAGAGCACTGGGCCCGAGGAGAAACGGCGCCAGGGCAAGCTCACGCTGCAGGAGAAACCTCCGTCAGGCACGCTGGCCAAGCTG GTCTCCGAGGCCAAGGCCCAGCTCCGTGACGTCCAGGACTTCTGGATCAGCCTGCCAGGGACACTGTGCAGTGAGAAGATGGCCGTGAGCTCCGGCAGCGACGACCGCTGCTGGAACGGCATGGCCAAGGGCCG GTACCTCCCTGAGGTGATGGGTGACGGCCTAGCCAACCAGATCAACAACCCCGAGGTGGAGGTGGACATCACCAAGCCGGACATGACCATCCGCCAGCAGATCATGCAGCTCAAGATCATGACCAACCGGCTGCGCGGCGCCTTCAGCGGCAACGACGTGGACTTCCAGGACGCCA GTGACGACGGCAGCGGCTCAGGCAGCGGAGGTGGCTGCCCGGAGGACGTGTGCGGCCGGAGGGCGGGCAGGAAGAGCTCGGGCTCGCGGACGCCCCTGACCCACGCCCTGCCTGGCCTGTCGGAGCGCGAGGGGCAGCAGACCACAGCCgccggctgcccccagccccaggcctcgctgctgctcctgctcctcagCCCGGTCCTGGCGGCGGCCGGGCCCCGGTGGCGGTAA